AGAAGCGTTTGATTTTGGGGGAAGGTGGAGAAAGAGATGGTGAGTGTTTAAATTATTTTGATTGAGATAAAGTTGGGTGCTGAAAGCAATCCAGTTGCAGTTGTAGGTGCCCATGCTGGAACTGATTTTGAAATAATCAGAGTTGAGGTTATCAATAATGGGAATATTGAGGTCAATAAGAATTGGGGCGAAGGGATAGATTGGCTTTTCGTTATAGGCATTTTTGGCCTGAGTTTCTATCTTTATCTTGCCTGTATATCCATAGGCATCGCCAAGACCAATGATTAGTGAGTAACTATTATGTTCGATATATTTTTTGTAAAAATCGCGAGGATGAAAGTTGATAATAGAATAAACCCTTTGGTGCTCCGCACCACCTTTCCCTTGACAGGGCACATTTTCTTTTTCTAATAATTTTTGGAGCTCGAGGAGGACGCGGCGGGAAATGTTGGTCCCCCACTGGTTGGAGAAGGCATAAATAAGAATTTTCAAATTTAAAATTTAAAAATTTAAAATATGATTGATAAAATCATTATAATTAAATTATCAGTGAGAATGAAAAAGAAAAAAATTTTGGTAATCGGAGCATCGGGGTCGGGAAAAAGTTTTGTGGCTAAGAAATTAAGACTATCGAGAGTTAATGCGGTAGATGCCGATTTGATTGAAGGTCTTCACGGATGGTATGACGGAAAAGGGCAAAAAGTGGCTTTTCCCATAGGAGCAGGTAAAGATTTTCTGGATAACCATCAATTTTTGTGGGATAAAAATTTTCTGAGAGAATATTTGAAAGAAAATAACAAGGTATGGTTGTTCGGATTATCGGGCAATATTTTTGAAATGGTGGATATGTTTGACAAAGTATATTTTTTAAAAGTGGAGCCGGGAATATTGATTGAACGACTTGATAAAAAGGACAGAATTAACCCGATGGGAAAAACCGAATATCAAAAAAAAGCGGTGGTTGAATATGCTAAAAAGATTGAAAGGACGGCAAAAAGTTTGAAGATAGAATTTATTGACGGAACTCTGGCGCCGGAAGAAATTAAGAAAATAATTGAAGAAGGATGATTGTGGCTAATTTATCCCTGGGGATCGGATTCGGGTGGTTTGGGAGTATAAATGCCGGAAGGGAAGGCCCTTCTAGCATTAGGTCGGGAGGCTGCTGTAAAAGCATCTACGGTTCTCAGAATCGCTATCTGCGGTTGGGTTAATTTTTGGCCACTGCTGCGGGCAGCAAGGGCGGCAATGGTTTCCTCAACGCCCGGCAGACGACCTGTTTCTATATCTGACATGGTTTTATTTTACAGCATTTTGATATAAATGTATATCTTTGAACTATAAAACAGCGCAATTATTTTTTTTCAATATTAAATAAAGATGACTTGAGGGTAATGGCTCCGGGGGCGCGGAGGGTGAAAATTTCCTTGAAATCTGCCCCGTTGAAATCGAAGGTGCCCTTGTCGGTGCTGACGTGAACATTTTGGGTATAACCGCCGGTGGAGTAATCGACATTTACGGAGTTAACGGAAGATACCGGGCCACCCTTGTCCTGGACCTGGCGACGGAGCTCGTCGCGGGACCAGGCGTCGGGGTCTTTCCCACCAAAACAGCCCCCTGTGTTTTCCTGGGATAAATGGGTAGTTTCTTTAGTTTTTGTATAAAATAAAACTGCGTTGATAATATCGGAAAACTCATCGTTTGTAAGCCAAGGGTGGGAACGGCCACAGGCTTGATTTGAGCGGGTTTTGTACCAACCTTTGTAATACCAGGAGGAACCGGCAATTTTTTCGTATGAGTCACCAGGCCAGCAGCCTTGATTTCCGCATTTTGTATCCCAAACTTGGGGAGTGGAATGGTCAGCGGTGGTGTAGCTATTGATGGCACCACCGGCGGTAGAAGCATACATGGTGGAAAAAACCCGACCGGTTTTGTTGCTTTTGACGACCAGGCCACGGGTGGCTTCGACGGCGGATTTCCAGTCTCCCGGAGAGTTGTAGCGTGAATTGGCGTAAACCTGGCAGGCTTCGGTGATACAGATGGAGCCGGACAAATTGTTGGTGGAGTTTAGGGCGTAAGTCCGGGCGGCAATTGCCTGGGCTTTTAGGGCTTCCATGCCGCCTTCGCTCCCCCATTTGGCCGGCATTTCGGCAATACCGACAAGATACCGGTCTTCAAAGGGGATGGTACCTATACCCGTAGCTTTGATCGAACCGTTGGTGTCGATTTTCTCGATACGGATATCGCCATAATAGGCTTTGAGAATCGTTTCATAATTTTGGCCTTGTTTTGACCTGCCGAACGCGCCGAACTGGCTCATGCCTTTGCGATGCGGAGCACCAAAGGAAAAGGCGGCAAAAGCAGGAGAAAAACCGGGATTGTAATCGGCCCTTGAAGCGGGATCGTCTGACGAAGAAACATCCCCTACCGAGGTGTTAAACATGGCGGTTTTTTCGGCAATAAGATTCTGCTGCCTTTGACTCAATACTTTTTTGTAATCTTCGGCTTTTTTTATTTCACCGGCAAGGAAGCCAAAACGGGTTTCAAGATCTTTTTTAACTTTGGCCAGTTTTATTTTTTCTATTTCTAGCTTTTCCTTGTTATCACTGAGAGTATTTATGTCGGTAACATACTCGGATATTGTATTTTTATCCTGATTGATTATCGATTGATACCATGAATATTGGCGCAGCAAATCAGAGCCTTCGACACTGGAAAATAAAATAAGCAAGGGAGAAAATTTTTTGGAATTTATATAATATCTTCTGACCCTTTGTGCCAGAAGTAGCTTTTGAATTTCCAAATCGGCTTCCCTGTCTATTAACTTTTGACCCAGTTCAACCATTTTTGCCTCTGAAAGGGCAATTTGGTTTTTGGCCTGACTGATCCTGGATTGAAGATTGGTGGACTCCTTTTTTAGCGGAGTGATAGCGCCTTCGAGGGCGCTGATTTGTTTACTAATGTCTTCGATTTCTTTGGTTAGTTCTTCTGTACTTTTTGCGGAGACTGGCGGGACAAGGTTTAGCGACAGAAACAAGAATATGAAACAAAATATCAACCTTTTTGTGAAATTGATTAGCACAGATTCATTGTAACATTTGGTATACTAATCTAATGACCCGAGGAAGAGTTGTTTTTGTGTTTATGGTGATATTGTCGGCCGTATTTTTGCTTAGACCCGAAATGATTTTGGCAGCGGATAATTTTTGTCCTGGTTTTGAGGCCAATTCGGCTAACCCAAAAATTAATACCGCTTTGGGCTGTGTACCGGTTAAAACCGGAGATTTTGCAACGTGGTTGCTGACTTTTGTTTTTGGGATTGCCGGCGGTATCGCGTTTTTGTTGATGATTTACGGATTTATTTTAATCTCTACAACCGGAGGTGATCCTAAAAAAATGCAGGGGGCGCAAGAGACGGTTTCTTCGGCAATTACCGGATTGGTGGTTTGTATTTTTTCCATATTTTTGTTAAGACTGTTTGCAGTTAACATTTTAAGAATTCCCGGGATAAATTAATGCCAGCACCTATCGACCTTCCGAACGATCCAACGAAATTTACGGGTAAAACCCCCGGGGATGTGATAAGCGCTCTGTTACCGTATGTGTATGTTTTTGCGGGACTGGGGTTACTTTTGATGTTAATATCCGGAGGAATTGGGCTGATGACGGCAGCGGGAAATCCGGATAAGGTTAAGGCGGGTTATGGGAGAATTAGCGCGGGGTTGATTGGGTTTGTGATTGTATTTATTAGCTATATGGTGGTTCAAATTATTGAGGTGGTCTTGGGAATAAAAATTTTGTAGGAATTGAGTTTTGCTTAGGTATTGAACAATCTTTGATGTATCCGGGGGTTAGTGTAATTAAAAAATCCCCGATTACCCGGGGATTTTTAATTTAAAATTTCCTGTTTTGTTTAGAGCCGAACTGATAGCGCCAGAAAGATGAGAAATGCTTTTGACTTACGTCAAAAGGAATATCCTCAAAGGAGGTGATCCATCCGCACCTTCCAGTACGGATACCTTGTTACGACTTAACCCTCATCGCTGAATTTACCTTGGTCCTACAAAATGTAAGACTTTAGGTACCCTCAACTTTGCTGATTTGACGGGCAGTGTGTGCAAGAGGCGAGAACGTATTCACCGCAATCTGCTGATTTGCGATTACTACCAATTCCAAGTTCATGCAGACGAGTTTCAGCCTGCAATCCCAACTGAGGATTGTTTTAAGGATTAGCTCCGCCTCGCGGCTTCGCGACCCTCTGTACAACCCATTGTAGGATGTGTGTAGCCCTGGATATAAGCATCATGATGACTTGACGTCGTCCCCTCCTTCCTCCCAACAAAATAATGCTGGGCAGTCTTCTGTGACACAGTAACACAGAATGGGGGTTGCGCTCGTTACCTCACTTAAGAGAACAACTCACGTCACGAGCTGACGACAGCCATGCAACAGCTGTGTACCACCCTCGAAGGCCGATCCCGTTTCTGGGACCCTGCAGGTACATTTCAAACCCAGGTAAGGTTCATCGCTTCGTATCGAATTGAACCACATGCTCC
The sequence above is a segment of the Candidatus Shapirobacteria bacterium genome. Coding sequences within it:
- a CDS encoding AAA family ATPase, whose amino-acid sequence is MIDKIIIIKLSVRMKKKKILVIGASGSGKSFVAKKLRLSRVNAVDADLIEGLHGWYDGKGQKVAFPIGAGKDFLDNHQFLWDKNFLREYLKENNKVWLFGLSGNIFEMVDMFDKVYFLKVEPGILIERLDKKDRINPMGKTEYQKKAVVEYAKKIERTAKSLKIEFIDGTLAPEEIKKIIEEG
- a CDS encoding SpoIID/LytB domain-containing protein, producing MLINFTKRLIFCFIFLFLSLNLVPPVSAKSTEELTKEIEDISKQISALEGAITPLKKESTNLQSRISQAKNQIALSEAKMVELGQKLIDREADLEIQKLLLAQRVRRYYINSKKFSPLLILFSSVEGSDLLRQYSWYQSIINQDKNTISEYVTDINTLSDNKEKLEIEKIKLAKVKKDLETRFGFLAGEIKKAEDYKKVLSQRQQNLIAEKTAMFNTSVGDVSSSDDPASRADYNPGFSPAFAAFSFGAPHRKGMSQFGAFGRSKQGQNYETILKAYYGDIRIEKIDTNGSIKATGIGTIPFEDRYLVGIAEMPAKWGSEGGMEALKAQAIAARTYALNSTNNLSGSICITEACQVYANSRYNSPGDWKSAVEATRGLVVKSNKTGRVFSTMYASTAGGAINSYTTADHSTPQVWDTKCGNQGCWPGDSYEKIAGSSWYYKGWYKTRSNQACGRSHPWLTNDEFSDIINAVLFYTKTKETTHLSQENTGGCFGGKDPDAWSRDELRRQVQDKGGPVSSVNSVNVDYSTGGYTQNVHVSTDKGTFDFNGADFKEIFTLRAPGAITLKSSLFNIEKK